The nucleotide sequence TATGAATTTCCTGTAAGATAAAAACAAATATGCGCTGCACACATTCTTTTTTATATGGGGACGCCGCAAAATGCAGCTTTATCGTTCCGCAGTCTTTTTTGCCTGTTTCCGGGTCCGGACTGTTTCGATATGCAGCAGCAGACCCACTACGTCCACACAGCCAAGGGATGGAAGGACAGATTCCCCTTCTGACCGTTCCAGATCATACATTCGGCCGTTTTTACCCTTACGGATAGCAAAATATCCATGTTCGTCGAAGTCAGGTATATCGGAAGAAAATGTCTGTCCAATCACATGGTATTCGGGTGTTCCGGTGTCGGACGGGAGTTTTCTGGCCGCAAGATAGCAGCCTCTGCATTGGTGTTCCGGGCCATGCTGCCGGCAGTCTGCGGCTGCATAATAGAAATCTGCATTCCGGGACAGCCTGTCCAGAATGTTGCATGTGCCGGAATGCAGGATGGAATCGGCGGATTCTGTTGTTTTATCGGGGTCTGCAGGAATTTCGCAGGAAACGAAGCCTGAATGTTTCAGACAATGCTGTAAGAGATACGTCCGGATGGCTCCGGCCATACTGTGATATGGATGAATCTGTACCGTTTCCAGCATATTCCGGATTTCCTCCGGAAGGATATTCCCCTCAAAAGAAACAGAATACAGCATTTCATCACTGGCAAAATCAAACCGGTATTTCCATGCACTTATGGATTTCAGAATTGTGTCTGGCATAATAAACCAACCTCCTTTTAAATTGTAGGAAAATCATAACATTTTTGGCGGGCTGCTTATTTTGCAGACAATTACGGACAGGTTTCCAAATAAAGTATATCATACTGTTGTAACTTGTCAACAATACAGGATTACAAACAAGGCACATTGTTGATATAATTTAACATCAAAAGGAAAGGTGGAGAGAATAATGGATGTAGAACTGTGCCTGAAGGAAATGGGGAGAAGAATTATGGAGAGGAGGAAGGGCATGGGATTGACCCAGGAAGCCCTTGCTGAGAAAAGTGATCTGACGACCCAGTTTGTTTCTTATGCAGAGAGCGGAAAGAGAGGCATGAGACCTGAGAATCTGATGAAGATGGCAGAGGCATTGGGCGTCAGCACAGATTACCTTCTTACCGGTGACATTATTGACAAGGATAAGCTGCTGTTGTCACACAAACTGGACAGGCTTACACCCCGGCAGGTCAGACTGGTGGAAAGTATTGTAGATGAGTGTATCCTTCTTTATGGAGGGGAGAATTTATAATTACGGTTAAAACCCTTACGGTGTTGAAAGTGAAATTTTGTCGACAGTATTTTACAAATGCAGATAAGAGAGGTATGTCATATTATTGGTAATTCCTGGATTTATCAGAAAAAAATGACGAGGTAAGGTATGAAAAGCAATATTATTGAATTTCAGAACTACCAGAGAAAATGCCCTGCGGGCGTAAAATATACGAAAAGAGAGAAACGGAAGGATATTTCCAGAGCAGACAAAAAGAAAATAGAAGCTGCTGTACGTGAACTTTTACAGGAAAAAGGTGTGGAAGCGGCCGGAGGCGTGGACATCGTTTCCATTGCGAAACGGGAAGGGTTTCTGGTACAGAAGGTGTATCTTCCCCCGGAAACGGTGGGATTTCTGGCGGTCAACGAGGAAGAGTTTATTGAAGGAACCGAGAGCCACAAATGGATTGTAATCAACAGAGGATTTGTAAATGCGGAAAACGAGGCGGGGCTGGAACTGAAAAAGAGCCGGTTTATCGCAGCCCACGAATACGGCCACTATATGCTGCACCGGGGAAATTTAAAGAAATTTGCCCATAAAGATACGGGAGAAAGCAGCAGCCGGGAGGATTTGGAGGCAGATTATTTTGCCAGAAGTATGTTAATGCCGCTGGATATTTTTCAGATGGTGTGCAGAATGCTGGCGGGAAGTATTTCCAGGTCTGAGGAGGAAGAAAACTATGACCGGAAAGTGGAATATCTGTCTGATATTTTCAAGGTGACGCAGGAGTGTGTCAGAAGGAGGCTGGAAGATTTGCTGGAGTTGTCCAATTAATCGGGAATGCTTGCCAGAATCCGGTATTTTTATTATACTGTATGATAGTGAAAACAGTTTCAGAACAGCTTGTAAAGAGCCGGAAAGGAAAGGTGAGTCGTTTGCAGACAAAAGCAGTGCGCATTTATGGAGTAAAAGATTTAAGACTGGAGGAATTTGAACTTCCGGTTATGGGAGAAGATGAAATACAGGCCCGTATTATAACAGACAGTCTCTGCATGTCCACGTACAAAGTGGCGAATCAGGGAGCCCGGCATAAAAAACTGCCGGATAACCTGGCGGAGAATCCGGTCATTATGGGTCATGAATTCTGCGGTGTGATTGAGGCTGTGGGAAAGAAATGGCAGCATCTTTACAAACCGGGGGATAAATTTGTGGCCCAGCCCAATCTGGGACGGGCAGATACCTTTTCTCTTGGATATTCTTTCCCTTATGTGGGCGGTGAAGCCACAAAAGTTATTATTATGAATGAGGCCATGGAAAAGGGCTGTCTCCTTCCCTACCAGGGAGAGAGCTTTTTTGAGGGTGCCCTGGTGGAGCCCCTTTCCTGTGTGATTGCAGGCTTTAAAGCCAATTTCCATCTGAGGGACCGGAACGAATATGACCATACCATGGGAATCCGGGAGGGAGGCGCCATGGCCATTCTGGGCGGAACAGGCCCCATGGGTTCTCTGGCAGTGGATTACGCCGTCCACGGGGAAAAGAAGCCTTCGGTGCTGGTGGTGACCGGAAGCACGAAAGAGAAGCTGGAACGGAGCCGGAAGCTGTATCCTCCGGAGGAAGCAGAGAAACACGGCGTCTCCCTTCATTATGTATTAACGCCCAGAGAGAGCGATTTTGTGGAAGAATTAAAATCTCTGACGCCTGGAAATCAGGGATTTGACGATATTTTCCTGATGGTGGCGCAGGAATCCATGGTGACAAAAGCAGAAGCTCTGCTGGCACCGGACGGCTGCCTGAATTTCTTTGCAGGTCCCGCAGATTCCGGATTTTCCGCCCGGATGAATTTTTATAACCTGCATTATAATGCCACCCATTTTGTGGGCACCAGCGGAAGCAATACCCAGGATATGAAAGACGCCATTGCCTGTATTGAGAAGAAAACGGTCAATCTGGCCAAAATTGCCACTCATGTGATGGGGCTCAATGATGTGTGTGAATCTATTCTGAAAATTCCGGAACTGCCCGGCGGGAAGAAGATTGTCTACTCTCAGAAAAATTATCCCATTACAGATGTGGGGGCATTTTCAGAGCAGGATGAGCTGGGAGCGGCTTTGAAAGCCCTGGTGGAGAAACATGACGGTCTGTGGAATGCAGAAGCGGAAGCATATTTTCTGGAGCATTGCCCCAATATTCAGGAAAATGCCGATTAAACGTTTCCCGTATTTATCCGATATAAGTAGTGACATGGAGTACAGATTTATTTCAGGGAGGAAACAGATATGAACACTAACGGAATCGGAAATGCGTACGCGCAGGCTGCAGCCGCAGCGAAACCCAGGGAAACTGCCAGAACAGGAAGAACCGGACAGAAGGAAATCGGCAATCCTCAGTTAAGTGAGAAAGCGCAGAAATATTACGACCAGTTACAGAAGAAATTTTCCAATATGGATTTTATTCTGGTCAGCAAAGATAAGAAAGAAGAAGTGCAGGCAAATGCCGCTCAGTACGGCGGAAACAGCAATAAGAGCCTGACAGTGCTGATTGATGAAGAGAAAATTGAGAAAATGGCTGAAGACCCGGCGTATCGTGAAAAATATGAGAAGATACTGCGGGGCGCAACCACTCAGTTTGCCCAGATGAAGAGTGATTTGGGAAGCAATGCAGATATGGTGAAATCCTTCGGCATGAAAGTGAATGATGACGGAACAGCTTCTTTCTTCGCGGTAGTTGACAAATCTCTGGCAGCACAGAAGAAACGGATTGAGGACAAAGCAGAGCAGAGGAGAGAAGACAGGAAGAAAACGGACGCAAAAGAGCAAAAGGAACGGGCGGAGGAGAAACGTGCAGACGCTTTGAAAGATAAAGATGATACTGTGACGGTGACAGCTTCCTCCTGGGACGAACTTCTGCGGAAAATCAATGATACGGTGTCCGCTTATGGGGATGATGTAAGAACCAGAGAAGAGACCTGGGTGGGCGGCCGGTTTGATTACAGTATTTGATTTTTATTCTGTCGGAACTGAATATGGATGGCGTACACGGAAGTGCAGAAAAAGGCAGGTAAATCTGACGAACGGAAAGGAGACTGGAGGATGGAGGCAACGGAACAGATGAACGAAAACGGGCAGAAGAAAGTAGCAATTGACAAGTACATGAATCTTTTAAGAATCGAGAAATACGGGAAAGAAGAATTTAATTTCCAGAAAAGAGCTGCAAAGGTGGAACTTCAAATCCTCGGAATCCCAACAGAAGAACTGGAAGCTGAAGCAGGTGAGCAGACGGAATAAAGAAGGAAAAAGGCAGAGGGTGTCCGGATACATGGCACCCCCTGCATACAGACTTATTTATTTTGTCTGTTCCCGCTCCTTTTTATTGCTCAGCATGTCGATTTCCACTTCATTCGGGTGGGCAAAGGCACACTGGGGAAGGAAGTTGTAAACATCCAGATAGGAATCCAGTTCCGCGCTGGTCTGCGGCGGCCTCGGCACTGCGCCGGTACAGTCCATGACAGAACTTGCTTTTAAATAATCATAATTTTCATCATGCAGGTCAGGCACCGGATGGGTGTCTTTTTTTCTGTCCATTTCACTCATAAAATCCCTCCTTACAGTAACAGTATGACGAAAAAAGGAATTTTTATGCGGCAGGCAGTTTGACTTTTACGGGATAAATCCTTATAATATAAAAAAATTATAAGGATTCAGAGGCATAAAATATGAAAATTTCAGAATTATTAAAAACAAAAGAAGTAACCATCAGCTGCGAATTGTTTCCCCCGAAAAAAGGTTCCGAACTGGCCAAAGCCCATGAGGTAGTCCGGGAAATGGCCAGGGTAAGGCCGGCGTTTATGAGCGTAACCTACGGGGCCAGCGGCGGCATCAGCGAGCATACGGTGGATTTGGCAAATGAAGTGCAGAATGTAAACGGTGTGCTGGCTCTGGCACATCT is from Lachnospiraceae bacterium JLR.KK002 and encodes:
- a CDS encoding zinc-binding dehydrogenase, whose protein sequence is MQTKAVRIYGVKDLRLEEFELPVMGEDEIQARIITDSLCMSTYKVANQGARHKKLPDNLAENPVIMGHEFCGVIEAVGKKWQHLYKPGDKFVAQPNLGRADTFSLGYSFPYVGGEATKVIIMNEAMEKGCLLPYQGESFFEGALVEPLSCVIAGFKANFHLRDRNEYDHTMGIREGGAMAILGGTGPMGSLAVDYAVHGEKKPSVLVVTGSTKEKLERSRKLYPPEEAEKHGVSLHYVLTPRESDFVEELKSLTPGNQGFDDIFLMVAQESMVTKAEALLAPDGCLNFFAGPADSGFSARMNFYNLHYNATHFVGTSGSNTQDMKDAIACIEKKTVNLAKIATHVMGLNDVCESILKIPELPGGKKIVYSQKNYPITDVGAFSEQDELGAALKALVEKHDGLWNAEAEAYFLEHCPNIQENAD
- a CDS encoding DUF6033 family protein, coding for MNTNGIGNAYAQAAAAAKPRETARTGRTGQKEIGNPQLSEKAQKYYDQLQKKFSNMDFILVSKDKKEEVQANAAQYGGNSNKSLTVLIDEEKIEKMAEDPAYREKYEKILRGATTQFAQMKSDLGSNADMVKSFGMKVNDDGTASFFAVVDKSLAAQKKRIEDKAEQRREDRKKTDAKEQKERAEEKRADALKDKDDTVTVTASSWDELLRKINDTVSAYGDDVRTREETWVGGRFDYSI
- a CDS encoding helix-turn-helix transcriptional regulator — translated: MDVELCLKEMGRRIMERRKGMGLTQEALAEKSDLTTQFVSYAESGKRGMRPENLMKMAEALGVSTDYLLTGDIIDKDKLLLSHKLDRLTPRQVRLVESIVDECILLYGGENL
- a CDS encoding ImmA/IrrE family metallo-endopeptidase; translation: MKSNIIEFQNYQRKCPAGVKYTKREKRKDISRADKKKIEAAVRELLQEKGVEAAGGVDIVSIAKREGFLVQKVYLPPETVGFLAVNEEEFIEGTESHKWIVINRGFVNAENEAGLELKKSRFIAAHEYGHYMLHRGNLKKFAHKDTGESSSREDLEADYFARSMLMPLDIFQMVCRMLAGSISRSEEEENYDRKVEYLSDIFKVTQECVRRRLEDLLELSN